A part of Phycisphaerae bacterium genomic DNA contains:
- a CDS encoding twin-arginine translocase subunit TatC — translation VGAVVCFIYSDELLGFLCAPIFAILRKEGYPAELGFFSPAEAFMISLKVAIIVGFIITAPFSLTQIWGFIAAGLYPHERKWVRRFAPASIALFFTGAGFLLVIAAPLLYSFLLTYQNKLPDRTGLYPAFLLGTTERKPVEVDQADEGWPATAVSQPATTLPQGSESSWPPLTRIPALVADPVAPPEGVFWMNRTERQIRIRYGNQVYYLGSGGLTPVTQGPRLRPDIRISDNIIFVLQLSAAFGIAFQVPVIVAFLAAVGIAPVEQMARLRRYVWFGMSIASAIITPTTDVVSMLFLLLPMVLLYEVGLWAGRLIEKRKPQATPAE, via the coding sequence GGTCGGGGCGGTGGTCTGCTTCATCTACAGTGACGAGTTGCTGGGCTTTCTGTGCGCTCCGATTTTCGCCATCCTTCGCAAGGAAGGCTATCCGGCCGAGCTGGGCTTTTTCAGCCCTGCGGAGGCCTTCATGATCTCGCTCAAGGTCGCGATCATCGTCGGCTTCATCATCACCGCGCCGTTCAGCCTGACGCAGATCTGGGGTTTCATCGCCGCCGGCCTGTATCCGCATGAGCGCAAGTGGGTCCGACGTTTTGCTCCGGCGTCGATCGCCCTGTTTTTTACCGGCGCGGGTTTCCTCCTGGTGATCGCCGCGCCGCTTCTCTACAGTTTTCTGCTGACCTACCAGAACAAGCTGCCTGATCGAACGGGCTTGTATCCTGCCTTCCTTCTCGGCACCACGGAACGCAAGCCGGTCGAGGTCGATCAGGCCGACGAAGGTTGGCCTGCAACGGCCGTTTCTCAGCCCGCAACGACGTTGCCGCAGGGCTCCGAGTCATCTTGGCCTCCGCTGACACGCATTCCTGCTCTCGTCGCGGACCCCGTGGCCCCCCCTGAAGGCGTGTTCTGGATGAACAGAACGGAGCGTCAGATCCGCATCCGCTACGGCAACCAGGTCTACTATCTGGGCAGCGGCGGCCTCACGCCGGTCACGCAGGGGCCACGGCTCAGACCCGACATCCGGATCAGCGATAACATCATCTTCGTGTTGCAGCTTTCCGCGGCTTTCGGGATTGCTTTCCAGGTGCCGGTGATCGTCGCCTTTCTGGCCGCCGTCGGGATTGCCCCTGTGGAGCAGATGGCCCGCCTGCGTCGCTACGTGTGGTTCGGCATGTCGATCGCCTCGGCGATCATCACACCCACCACGGACGTGGTCAGCATGCTCTTCCTCCTTCTGCCGATGGTGCTGCTCTACGAAGTCGGCCTGTGGGCAGGACGACTTATCGAGAAGCGCAAACCGCAGGCAACGCCGGCAGAGTAA
- a CDS encoding NAD+ synthase produces the protein MRIALAQINPIVGDIVGNTRMIIDRISQARQAMASLVVFPELSVTGYPPRDLLLKPRFIQANVEAARQIAEHCVGVSAIVGFVEQNKDPEGRRLRNAVAYCRDCQIREVRHKSLLPTYDVFDEQRYFEPGPSVSLIEHEGVPLGVSICEDLWNDEQLIGRRIYHQDPIGQLAAAGARLLINTSASPFWLDKHAFRRRLFSHQAGRHHLPIIFVNQVGGNDELVFDGASMMIDARGEVVAQAKAFDEDLLVVDTGTPSGARIEPYPDGIASLHAALVLGLRDYTAKCGFKRVVLGLSGGIDSAVTAALAADALGPDNVTGVAMPSRYSSDHSLADAEALVRNLGIRYKVIPIGALHETFEEQLKPHFEGRAPDVTEENIQARIRGVLLMALSNKFGCLLLTTGNKSELAVGYCTLYGDMCGGLAVISDVPKTMIYRLAEYINNRAGRELIPRSTMTKPPSAELRPNQTDQDSLPPYDLLDAILDMYIHRELSADEIVAAGYDARTVQKVIRLVDTAEYKRKQAALGLKVTSRAFGFGRRMPIAAKFRY, from the coding sequence ATGAGAATCGCCCTCGCACAGATCAACCCGATTGTCGGCGACATTGTCGGCAACACACGCATGATCATCGACCGGATCTCGCAAGCCCGGCAGGCCATGGCCTCGCTGGTCGTTTTTCCGGAGTTGTCCGTGACGGGTTATCCGCCGCGAGACCTGTTGCTCAAGCCGCGATTCATACAGGCAAACGTCGAGGCCGCCCGGCAGATCGCCGAGCACTGTGTGGGCGTTTCGGCGATCGTCGGATTCGTCGAGCAGAACAAGGATCCGGAAGGCCGGCGGCTCCGCAACGCGGTGGCATACTGTCGCGATTGCCAGATCAGGGAGGTTCGGCATAAGTCGCTGCTGCCGACCTACGACGTCTTTGATGAGCAACGTTATTTCGAACCGGGCCCGTCCGTGTCTCTGATCGAACACGAGGGCGTCCCGCTCGGGGTGAGCATCTGCGAGGACCTTTGGAACGACGAACAACTGATCGGTCGGCGGATCTATCATCAGGACCCCATCGGGCAGTTGGCGGCAGCCGGCGCCAGGTTGCTGATCAACACGAGCGCATCGCCTTTCTGGCTCGACAAGCACGCCTTCCGACGGCGGCTCTTCAGCCACCAGGCAGGCAGGCACCACCTGCCCATCATTTTCGTCAACCAGGTCGGCGGAAACGACGAGCTGGTATTCGACGGGGCGTCAATGATGATCGATGCCCGGGGAGAAGTAGTCGCCCAGGCGAAGGCATTCGACGAAGATCTTCTGGTCGTCGACACCGGCACGCCCTCGGGTGCTCGGATTGAACCCTACCCCGATGGAATCGCTTCGTTGCACGCCGCACTGGTTCTGGGCTTGCGGGACTACACGGCTAAGTGCGGTTTCAAGCGTGTCGTGCTGGGGCTCTCCGGCGGCATCGACTCGGCCGTGACCGCCGCCCTGGCCGCTGATGCCCTTGGGCCGGACAACGTCACCGGCGTCGCCATGCCCTCCCGTTACAGCAGCGACCACAGCCTTGCCGACGCGGAAGCCCTGGTTCGCAACCTTGGTATTCGCTACAAGGTCATACCGATCGGGGCCCTGCACGAGACCTTTGAGGAGCAGCTCAAGCCGCATTTCGAGGGCCGTGCGCCGGACGTCACGGAAGAGAACATTCAAGCCCGCATCCGCGGCGTGCTTCTGATGGCTCTCTCGAACAAGTTCGGCTGTCTGTTGCTGACGACGGGTAATAAGAGCGAGCTGGCCGTGGGCTACTGCACCCTGTACGGCGACATGTGCGGCGGGCTGGCGGTGATCAGCGACGTACCCAAGACCATGATTTACAGGCTCGCCGAGTACATCAACAACAGAGCCGGACGCGAGCTGATACCGCGCAGCACCATGACCAAACCGCCGTCGGCTGAGCTGCGGCCCAACCAGACGGATCAGGATTCGTTGCCGCCTTACGACCTGCTCGACGCGATTCTGGACATGTACATCCACCGGGAATTAAGCGCCGACGAAATCGTGGCCGCCGGATACGATGCCCGGACC